In Mesorhizobium sp., one DNA window encodes the following:
- a CDS encoding CoA pyrophosphatase, which produces MAIIVVDMEDGTDEAGFLLTLRAASLRAHAGQYALPGGRIDAGESAIDTVIRECFEELGLVLSHDDVLGVLDDYVTLSGYAITPVVVAMTTTQPIVASPHEVAGVYRIALRAITRNGAAKFSANPGAGGPILSLQLVDDVRDDYDVIHAPTAAILFQFAELLAGRATRVSGFGQPAFARK; this is translated from the coding sequence GTGGCGATCATCGTCGTGGACATGGAGGACGGAACGGACGAGGCGGGGTTTCTGCTCACGCTGCGGGCGGCGTCGCTGCGCGCCCATGCCGGCCAATACGCTCTGCCAGGCGGCCGGATCGACGCGGGCGAATCCGCGATCGACACGGTGATTCGCGAGTGTTTCGAGGAACTCGGCCTTGTTCTGTCCCATGATGATGTCTTGGGCGTTCTGGACGACTATGTGACGCTGTCCGGCTACGCGATTACCCCGGTCGTCGTCGCAATGACGACGACGCAGCCGATCGTCGCCAGCCCGCACGAGGTAGCGGGCGTCTATCGCATCGCGCTGCGTGCGATCACGCGCAACGGCGCTGCCAAATTCAGCGCGAACCCCGGCGCCGGAGGCCCGATTCTCAGCCTCCAATTGGTGGACGACGTCAGGGACGACTACGACGTCATCCACGCGCCGACGGCGGCGATCTTGTTCCAGTTTGCCGAATTGTTGGCCGGCCGAGCGACCCGGGTGTCGGGCTTCGGTCAGCCTGCCTTTGCACGAAAATAA
- a CDS encoding VOC family protein, with product MTGRLDHIGIFVDSLEKAIPFYRSVIGRGAPVIREVPEIGLRLAFFHDQGGLPIELVETSGKTEMKHGDVVVALEVDDLEGEIARLKAAGIRAYHQKPTQNLPLSRGWITKDDGHGTIVELCPKGEVARFVLGKTG from the coding sequence ATGACCGGACGGCTCGATCACATCGGCATCTTCGTTGACAGCCTTGAGAAGGCGATCCCCTTTTACCGGTCCGTCATCGGCCGCGGGGCGCCCGTCATCAGGGAGGTGCCCGAGATCGGCCTGCGCCTCGCTTTCTTCCATGACCAGGGCGGCCTGCCGATCGAGCTTGTCGAGACGTCCGGCAAGACAGAAATGAAGCACGGCGATGTCGTGGTTGCGCTGGAAGTCGACGACCTGGAAGGCGAGATCGCGCGGCTGAAGGCTGCCGGCATCAGGGCCTATCACCAGAAGCCCACCCAGAACTTGCCGCTGTCGCGCGGCTGGATCACCAAGGACGACGGCCACGGGACGATCGTCGAGCTGTGTCCCAAGGGCGAAGTCGCGCGCTTTGTGCTCGGAAAGACGGGCTAA